From Arachis hypogaea cultivar Tifrunner chromosome 3, arahy.Tifrunner.gnm2.J5K5, whole genome shotgun sequence:
ATTAATGTacgtattttacttttagaggtcgtaatacctcaccacctctactTTACGACTTAAGTGTAAGGCTAGGGTGTTACACCACTGATTTCGCTATATAATTTTTGGAGGCTTCTAGTATATAATGTataatgtttttctctttctcaaaTAAGTTTGATATAGCTCCCGAAATTAAAGTGGAGTAAAATAAGTAAAGTAAACGAGAAATGAATATCGCCTGTTTTTATTACATATATATCCTATGATATATCTTCCTATAGCATTTTCCATTGTATTTTcgtaaatatattatatatatgccaTTATTTTTACTACTTAGATATATTTAACTTACTATTTAATCCTTTTAACCAATATAACAAAGAACAATAACTGCCATTTATTTGGGATCTGTCTTTTGGTAGCTTTTAGTATAATGtataatatttttctctttctcaaaTAAGTGTGATGTAGCTTAGGAGTTagacaaaagtaaaataaatagaaataaatgaggaaaaatatatatatatatatatatatatccttttattatcttttattaaataatttttataaattacatgatttttaatatattatatttatgctTTTTCAGACTAATTGATGACAATCCAAGCTAAAGAGTTGATGACGTGCTTTCTTTTTGCTGACGTTGAGAATCAGACCAGAAAGGCAACTTGCAAAGTCACTTTGATACCAAGTCAATAAGTGTTTTAGACTGATGTGTGTAAATCTATTGCCTTTTTCTTGCATTatattgctttttttcttttttattctattgagttaagaaattaactaaattaattagtgatgacaaacattatttttgggcaaaataaataaatagtgttGAGTATTAATAATTGTAtgttgttaattatttattaaatattataggTCAAAACTTAGTTTAGCAGCCCAAttggaatgaaaataaaataacaaggcTGGTGGGCTGGTAAATCTAGCaaagcccaaaagaaacaaagccaaAGAAATCAAACGGGTTGCCTAATGGAtatccgatccaagcccgatttgATTTCAGCAAATCCCTCCATCTTGCTTCCAAAGTAACGTTCTTTTCTCTCTGTCCAAGTCAAATCACAAAAGCAAGAGAAAGTGCTTAGTTCCTAAGCTAttcaaagaagaggaaagaaagagaaggccAGGCAAGAAAGACTGAGGTCAAATCAACAAGTTCAAACCAAATCCAGCTTAGGTAAAgattaaaggtaacccatttccttaTACATGCATCacacttttttctcttcttcttcaacactcTGCCACTCCATTTTAGGTGATATGGAAAATAGAATTTCTGTTCTTTACTGATGTGCATCAACGGTTGAAAAtatgtcttggggaccaagttgtgtTTCAATTGTCAAGATCTGTGTTTACCATTGAAGAAATCCTTTTCTGCTGATAATGTGGCTTTCGATCAAGATAGAGAAGTCAAAAGCAAAGTTCCCATTTTGAGGATTACTGGGAAAAAGTGAACggctgggttggtgaagctcaaggctcaagaagttgacctaggaagagcaaccaagcaacatgcaaggagataaaagaggtttgTTGTTCATTCAGAagccaaggagagaaaaccagagtttggtAAATGGTGTTATGTGAAGAGTTCCTTGAAGAAGTTcttctacttggataatgctttcttttaaagaagcattcggccaatactgaagaactaaatcagaggcttgcaaatctggtttatcacatagcaaagagactgttgatgaagtcaatctccttcatgttttacagattgtaatttactttttaatgtttatctttcCGTAATTTCTTGGTGAAAAGGCATAGTAAGAGAGCtcagtaaaagccatgagtggaaaaaggttgagtgatacacttgaaaGAAAAGTCTAtagttatttcagatttctttaggttgattaatTATCTTGTATCATGTACCTgttaggtatccctttcttagttgggttagcactaagagtaaagagttaggtattagcatagccaatgtcaagttaggttagaacttgagtgtgaaaggattgggtcaatcctatgaaattggtgtatgtaatacttttaactatagtaaaaattcctccattgttgtagaggagactggacgtaggttgcatagcacaaggcaaccgaaccaggatacatgctggtgttagatTTTCTCATCTctgttgtgttctgttttctgatattcatgagacaaaaataaattgtctcataaatttctgctgctgagtacaaacagaatcagaattgaaagtttgttttaaagggtCGTTTTAGTAATCTAAAAGGAAGACATAGATTCAACCCacattctctaagcctaccacaaccttcatatTCATTTAGTCGTTACTAGCAAAATGGTCATTGTTGCAACTTAATTGTCATTATAACTTGATTTTATAGTGTCTTAGAGTcaatttgatttataattaatatttaatctcTTTTCATCAGATTTCATGGTGGTTGATTCTATTTAATCCTCTATTCTTTGACCTTGTCTGAAATAATACTTTTATGAGAAGGTGACACATTCTTCTCATCTATTTATAAGATATACACTTCCTTCTTTTGTCAAATTAAAATAACTTACTATTTGATATCCTTTTGACCAAAAAACTGTCATTTGTTCGGGATATATTTTTTGGTAGCTTCTAGTATaatgtataatatttttttctttctcaaataAATGTGACCAAGTTAGATAAAGTAAATAAGTAGAAATAAATGAGCAACGAAATTATGTCTGTATTGTTTTTTACATGTTTCAATTATATGTGTGTATGAATAACAAAGGACACTAACTGCCACTGATTTCGCAATCTATTTTTTGGCAGCATCTAGTATGTGTGTGGTGTGAATAACAAAGGATACTGACTACCACTAATTTTGTGATTATATGTGTGTGAGAGAAAGAGAATAATAAAGAACACTAACTGTAACACTCTAATTACCCttagccttacctctagccgtaaagtaaAGGTTAATTAGAGGTTACGACAATCCTAAAgcttatacaaaaatatatatagaaagaaataataattttagaagcctgatgaagaaataagctcaaaaaccGAGAGTTACAAAAACgtgaaacgttcacacgaagccaaaaacttaaggcacaagataaAGGTACAAGATAACAAAATATAAGAGTATAATGATCATAAGATACTAACCAAAgtccgcgaagtttaggccgactagttaaaTACTGACATACAGAATTTTGAAAGTAAACAGCTTATACAGAATATCTCTCATAAAGTAAGCCTCtaagacaaaataaaatacaaaagtgagagtactaataaaaataaattaaaagactcCAAATAGTGATAAAGGtcctctgctctgtcaccattaagcaactcaccgagatgggttgcgacctgcatatgaaaaacaacaacaaagtatggaatgagaaccagaggttctcagtatggtaacagtgcccagtaatgtaagatataagactccgggacgccagaggcaatcctagagcttcatatcaacacaagattcaagcttaaagtataactaaaattaaaaccataactttaaaacttaacatttataaaatagGGTAAACTATCCTAAGGGATTTCTAACTATCAGATCACCGCTGTTCCACAGCTTTCACCAGCCTAaccgccatgcgatcccattgccaccacctaccgagcctcctcaatcccagtagaaagcacaattaattacaatgcaaataaaacacaagtataggcatatatgtcaagtaattcaaataggcaattaggcatattatacaattaggcatacaatttaagtcggcaaagcaagcaaGTAGATAaaatatgcacatgatgaatgcttgtcctataGGCTGTAATATcatattgtcggttcaactggCAACCCgatacatctccatggagatgtcgtcCTTTGGAATCATAATGGGAACCCCCAAAATATGGTGCTCGGAACAACGTTCTAGATTTTGTGCCGACACACTctagtgatccgaagggatgcgagcgggatactattgccacggacctcacatctcaacataaGCAGGACGAACTGCCGCCCTTACGCCGcggccgctacctcgacaggcgggatccaaccaaaccgtccctgccaggcgcatagcgtctcaacaatctcagtaTAAAACAGTGATTCAGTGGTTTTCATAAATCATTTTTCAATATATCATAGATCCATCACTCCACTCCGAGTCccagactcatctcaaccactgccaATTCATAATTTCCATTCCAAACTCGTTAGTTCATTAGTCTCTCAATTCatatactattctctcttctcaCTCCAtcaaacccatcctcagtacaccagaaatcTAAGCCTtcattctctaacttttcaagaTAATACCAAATTAAATCTCCTAGGACCTTTTCTATGTTTTGATACCCAAAAATAAGCCAAAGAGTCTTATATAagtgtcacagaagtttacaagcttgtctGAAAGGTGAAACAGTTGAAAACAAggtttttattgaaaaacagggcagtgtgcgtacgcaagggtgtgcgtgcgcacgcctagaagaattttcaagatgtgtgcatacgcatagaggtgtgcgtacacacagggagTAAAAATCTCAACTCTGTTCATCCGCACAAGGCGTGCGAATgccctcaacagaatgcaccttccaacgtgtgcgtgtgcacagcttGTAAATTTTCGTtggttgtgtgcacgcacagggcGTGTTAGCGCTCTCAACAGCAAGCCTTGCCctgggtgtgcgtgcgcacatgagTGTGACACTTTCAAAAACACACaggatgtgcgtgcgcacaaggctgtccgtgcacataaaaaccgaaaatcacaaattatgcaacattcacagaattcagatttcaacaccaaactttcaatgatcatatatttttctacaaaattcaaattttcacaaaatttaaactattttaaagcttgttaaattatctttcatttgatataaaaacCGTTCAATTTCAAAAACGGTAACTCAAGATATAatccgtcaaagttcactaaaaatcCATTTTTATCAAAATTCACTAAGTGTTCAAAACTTCAAAATTTACCACCAAACCAAATCAAAGCCTAGTCCATCCCACCATAAAACACTATTAAATATTATACTTTACCCTTCTATCACATTTCGACCAATTCAACACCTCTATCAATTAATTCCACCTTTATAACCCAACAATtccataataataatcaataataacaacTTGCACCAAATTTCACTACTCATAAGCTTCATTTGTCATACCTCATCATAATTTTCATCTCAACACAACAAAACCATCACAAGCATTAACATCGTCACACATGATCAATTTAACAATACCATCATGCATTCTCAAATCCAACAATCAATTCAATCCAAACCTATTCTATGGGTCATTAGCCTAAATGTCCAgagatattacatattacatagagaaaatcaaaaccataccttagccgttCCCAATATGCACAAAATCCCAAAATTGAGTCCAACCAAGCTTCAACTCACCAACAAGCCACcaatcaactccaacaagcatcaacaatcaaTATTCCAAACTAGACATACATAATTTACCATAAATCAACTCCTAGGGTTCATCAAAATCACAATTTCACAAGGGTTAAGAGTAAACTTACCTTACCCACAGTTGATTAGGACAAAACCCAATAAtaatcaagtgctagagtgtacctaaataaTCAAAATCACAAGAACCACTCATACACCATAGCCAAATTTCAAATCTGTTATGGAAGGAAGAACTGGGCAAGAAATTGAaagtttcttaccactttgtttgaATGAAATCGAAGAGCTTGACAAGAGTTTCGCGTGGCAACTGACGACACGCGAATCGGAGCTCCGGAGAGTGAAATATGGCTCCAAGAAAAAGAGGATGAATAGTGGAAGGAAACCTCACCTCTCCTCTCTTCAATTCAACGTTGTTGCTGCTTGTGTTGTGTTAAAGTGGCTGAATTGGCCACTTAATGCACTTATATAATGTTGCGCTTGGGCCTAATTTGGACTCGGTCCAATCCGTTAGTGTTTTTGGCCCGTTTAGactaactttgggccaaacctttttaattagtgtccggttttaaattctaaatatttttctatggttttttactgtttttaattATTCTCGCATAGTACTGGACATGTTTAAGCTGGTACTGTCGGTTAATTTACCGGTATGCGTTTTTTAagcaatttttcgaaaaaaattacattttccaactcaaaaaaatctactgagtccaaaaatcatatttatattttctaattaatattccaaaattttaaaactattcaaaataattaaattattattattttacattaattaattgattaaataaTTTGCGGCTCTTACACTAACTGTTACTGATTTTGCGATACATTTTTTGACAGCTTCTAGTATGTGTGTGTAAATAATAAAAGACACTAACTACCACTTATTTTACTATCTATTTTTTGGTAACTTCTAATATAGTGTataatgtttttctttttcaaataagttTGAAATAGCTCCCAAATTAGAGaggaataaaataactaaaataaacgaGAAATGAATATCGcatgtattatttattatatatttctattatatatatatatatatatatatatatatatatatatatatatatatcctttgaTTTATCTTTCTATAGTATttctattatctttttttaaatatatgatatatattCCATTATTTTTACTACTTAGATATATTTGTACTTACTAATTAATTCTTTTAGCCAATATAACAAAGAACAATAACTGTCATTTATTTTGGGATTTGTCTCTTGATAGCTTCTAGTATaatgtataatatttttttatttctcaaataAATGTGATGTGGCTTAGGAGTTACACAAGAGTAAAAtaagtataaataaataaaaaatgaaatgatACCTATATTAGTTTTTATATGTTTCCATTATATATAtccttttttattatcttttattaaataatttctataaattacataatttttACTATGTTATATTTATACTTGCTCAGACTAATTGATAACAATCCAAGCTAAAGAGTTGATGGGATGCTTTTTTTGCTTACAATAAGAATCAGACCAAGAAGACAACTGACAAAGATACTCTAATATTAAATCAACAAGTATTTTAGATTGATATGTATAAATCTCTTACCTTTTTCTTGAATTACTTTTCATTTTATAATCGTCTAGTACGTTACTAGCAAAATGGTTATTGTTGTAACTTAATTGTCATTATGACctattttatagtatatttttatatttaatctcCGATCCTTTCATTAGATTTCATGatggttgattttttttattgactTATCCTTAGAGGTTTTTAATTTTAGTCATATGgcctttttttttggatttttttatcttAGTCTGTAACAATACTTTATGAGAAGGTGATGTactatttttatctatttataagATATACACATTCCTCTTTTATCATattaaaataggtttaattattctgttggtctttatagttttatcaattttttaattaggttcttatactttttttttaattgatcccTATACtgctctaattttataattaagttattcTTAGCccagtttggataaataacttaaataagttcttttggaaaaagaacttaaagtataaggacttttattaatagtagcttataaacaagttattttgtgtttggatttttaactataaaagtacttattttaaagttgtagcatttggataaataactcaaaaaatacattCCAATCAACTTTAAATTTTCTTCTGGACTTGCCACTTTCATAAATTTGTTGgagaagaacataaaaaaaaaattataaaattaattataaaaataatagcaagctgtataaaaataaaatcacatataAAATGGTGGTGGAGGGCCAACACTTCCAGTAGATGGAACATTGCGTGAAGATGACGGTAGAAGGCCAGTGCTTCTAGAAAATGGAACCTTGcgtgaaaatggtggtggagggCCAGTATTTTCAGCAGAAACAAGAAACATTTTTTCACAGaatcaagaatgaaaataaatttttttattttgaaatcaattttttttttcacggaAGTAATAAAATGACTTATGGAAAAGGAGATAAGTCATCTATTTTTACTTCTTCCAAAAGTTATAAATTAACTTTTCGGGAAGTCAAAAATTCTTCTTTAAAATGGTGCCAAACACGCTTATCGTaacttttcataattcaaaagtaaaaaaaagtagCTTTTGGCACTTCCCAAACTGGCtcttagtgtaaaaaatattagagtattgaaagtatttataattaaaagcttaattaaatttttgaccgcatgtattttggtaaaaatattatgttaactttaacatttttaacataaaaaagacgtaattacaaaattaaaagcagtgtaacgacccaattgaaagaaaaaaagtatagggacctaattaaaaatttgatgaaactataggaaccaatagaataattaaaccattaAAATAACTTACTACTCGATCTCCTTTTAACCAAAATAACTGCCATTTATTTCAGGATATGTTTCTTGGGAGCTTCTAATATAATGTataatgtttttctctttctcaaaTAAATGTGACGTAGCTTCCGAGTTAGACAGAGTAAAATAAgtagaaataaaagagaaatgaaattatgccttgtattattttttacatatttgctattatatgtgtgtgtatgtgtgaataACAAAAGACACTAACTACAACTGATtgcatacactacaagaaaaacacccattcaggtacatttgaaaagtgtagctaaaagtgaaaaaaaatgatgccttaggctacggctacgttttttgggctacggctacgctttttggagtgattcctattcggccgttgcctattctcaaaggctatgcttttctgcaccaagggctacgcttttggcttTTAGGAATAgggtacgcttttcaagtgatgctgaccaagaccaaaggctacgcttttcagcttccatttttgccagaataggctacgcttttcaacgctactgcatcacctgtaaagcgtagccatattATATACCATGGCTACcatttataagtgtagccttaggtccctcttttttttttaattttctatgtatatatatattctaataattttttgtacaTAATATTTAGTAATCATGATTACATGTatcattttagatttttaattaaatgaattaaatattataaaacaaaaataaatacataataataaataatttctttaaataataaaaataatctttcaacaaaaaatatatttataatgaaccaaaaatattggaatgaacataattttgaatatttatacATCTCACACTAAGTTAAACATACCCACTAAATTAAacatattctaaataaattatccATCTCAAAATCTGGCCTAAAGAGCATTTTTCTAGGAGGGACTATTAAAAATCAAGCTGGATGAACAAGCATTACTGTCATAATCAAGATTCTCCTCTTCTATTGTTCTCACCGGGTGAATAGTGCTTGAAATTGTAGATATAATTGGGCTGAGTTTGAGTCTGAAGGAGACAGCATTTTGACAGCAACTTCAGTCTCACCTACATAGCCATGATACACTGTTCCAGATGCTCCTTTTCCCACaacccttttaaaatttttggtaattttttggACTTCAGCATAGCTAAATTGCTGTTTATTTGACTCTAACTCCATCTTTATTCTTGAATATGCTCTCAGATTCCCCATTTCAAAGGCTACTGTATGTGGAAACAATGCATTGAGTAAAATATAAAGCTAACTGTCTTAGAAATTAAACCAAACATAGAAGATTATCATGTACCTCTGTGTCTTTTGAATATGAAGAAAGAAGTGATTGTTGTTGCTAGAATCACAAAACCTCCACCTAGTGATGCCACCAATGGGACCACAACTTTATTACTATTGCTGCATGAACCTGAATAGCAAAGACCTTGATTTCCTCCAAAATTTGCacttacaataataataaaaataaataaacatgttAGTAACATAAAATATTACTATTTGGAACTGAAATTTGAGGTATAAACTATAAAACATACCTGGTTTTGAACATGCCATTATTTGAATTCTCTCTGAGTTGCATTGGAACTGCTCCTGTTAGTTGATTCCTTTCCAGGTTCCTTCATTGGAGGAAAATGTTGAGTGTTGtcacttattttatattttataaatctattcagaaataagttttcaatataaaaatatcttactTACAGAACTTTCAAGGAATGAAGTTGAGATAAGAAATAAGGCACTGATCCTGTCAAACTGTTGTTTGATAAATCCCTGAAATTGGAACAAATTATTTTTACTCAACTCTTGAAATTTATACCTCAGCATTTATATTTGTACATCTGATGGATTCAGTGACTTACAAATATCCTATTGACTTCAAATTGGATATGGCTGATGCTATGTTTCCAGTTAAACCACTGGAAGATAAGTTCCTACAACCATCATGATTATAAATAAATTTCATCAATTTCATCCAATAGAAAACTATGTAGTTTCATCTActataaaattaaccaaaacatACAAGTATATGATCCTTGGAGAAGAAGAACCAGCATAGCTGCAATTAACACCATCCCACATGTAACTTAGTGGAATGCATGGATCTCCTTGTCAATTTCTTTTATCCCATAATTTGACTTCACATTCATGATAGTTGACCATCGCATCCCTTGAAGACCCACACTAGGAGGGTATGAACCCAATGGAATAAAGAATCTAATCAGCTTTCACATAAAATAAATCAAGAATTATTATCCAAACCATCAACACTACAACACTCAAGAACTAGAATAAAATGTTCAAAGTTCATTAACTAAAGCTAATTCTAATTTGAAATCCTAATTCAAACTAAGTTAAACCTAAAAATTCAAGTCTAATTAAATTCATACAAAATctaaacaacaaaattaaaattaacctaGAGACTTAATCAGCTACAAGATCAAAAAAAATGGAACCTGGTGCAAATTGACAAATATGAGTTACAGGGAGAGGGGGAGGATGCTGTTTGAACTTAGAAAAGATGGTCATATCTATCCAAAGTTCTTTACCTCTTAATTTGACCCAAAATGCCAATGTTGCAACAAGTGAAATCCCACATAGGTAGAATGCTCCTAGATTTATGAAAAGCCCAAGGTGCTGCCATCCACAGCCTCTAGATATGCAAACAGAAGATTTATGGTAGATAGTATTTAATCTAACGTGGTAGCAGCCCCAATTCCAAAAAGAATAGAATAGTGTTAAGATCGTATCGAGACTGCACAAGAAAAATCTGACTTAGATTTCTAACAAAAAAAGTTATGCTATGTTATAAAACTTACCAAACTGAAAGAACTGATGTTTCAAGTTCTGAATCTCCTAAAATGATAGAATCAAAAGTCAGTAAATAATCTCAACAAGAGGAAACAGAACATAATTCATAAGGTATTAGTTATACTACAGGAATCTCAAATCTagcatttaattatatataaaatgcaGTCAATTACAACATGAAGCAAACAATAAGTTTTGTTACCAATTTAGAATTATGGACCTGACTCAACTCTAAAAGCAATTTCACAGGAGAAGGCTATTTGGCCATATTCCTAGACGATATCGATATGGAACTTGTCAATtacaaaaaaatcatcaaaaaaggaaacataaaaccataTAAATTCACTCAATTATTGTTTAGAGCTTCACACATTTATCTGATGTTATCAATCCAAATATCATCATCACCTACACAACTGAATAAGCACTTTCAGGTTCCAACATCAATTAAGATGAAAGAAATTCTCACAAGCTGCACATAAAAAAAAGATACTCACCCTGTACTAACTCTGGACTCAACTAACTT
This genomic window contains:
- the LOC112791738 gene encoding probable LRR receptor-like serine/threonine-protein kinase At1g05700 isoform X2 translates to MWDGVNCSYAGSSSPRIIYLNLSSSGLTGNIASAISNLKSIGYLDLSNNSLTGSVPYFLSQLHSLKVLNLERNQLTGAVPMQLRENSNNGMFKTSANFGGNQGLCYSGSCSNSNKVVVPLVASLGGGFVILATTITSFFIFKRHRAFEMGNLRAYSRIKMELESNKQQFSYAEVQKITKNFKRVVGKGASGTVYHGYVGETEVAVKMLSPSDSNSAQLYLQFQALFTR
- the LOC112791738 gene encoding probable LRR receptor-like serine/threonine-protein kinase At1g05700 isoform X1, with protein sequence MWDGVNCSYAGSSSPRIIYLNLSSSGLTGNIASAISNLKSIGYLDLSNNSLTGSVPYFLSQLHSLKVLNLERNQLTGAVPMQLRENSNNGMFKTSANFGGNQGLCYSGSCSNSNKVVVPLVASLGGGFVILATTITSFFIFKRHRVAFEMGNLRAYSRIKMELESNKQQFSYAEVQKITKNFKRVVGKGASGTVYHGYVGETEVAVKMLSPSDSNSAQLYLQFQALFTR